Part of the Cottoperca gobio chromosome 16, fCotGob3.1, whole genome shotgun sequence genome, TGCATGTGAGGTCAGAGTTGCTTTAGCACTGACAGGCTGATGATTTGTTGAttgaaagtgaagaaaaaaggaaacgcGATTGCAAGATGCCTGAgttgtatgtgtatttatagGAGAGATTAAGCTGTTGCTGCTGGATGAGAGTGTAAACTGTTGCGTAACCCTCCTAAACTTTGTCATCATAAAATCTGATGCTAATTGCAGTTAGACCCGCTTGAGCATTAAATTCATTTCGCATTCTTTTTATTTGGTGTTGGTGGTTGCGCGAAAGGTTTATGGTTCAGGCACAGGATAGTGAAAGCCACAGTGAGTATTGTGAATGGTACTTGACAACCTTCACTTATGTTTTTAACTTGGGAAGGCTCATTTAGGGCACAAGACTTTTTGAGTCTCCAGATAGTAAAGAAAACTATCATACTGGGTATGGACAAGGATTCAGGAGAGTTCCACCCCAGAGTATTAATCCTAAACAACTTTTAAAGAATAATTATTATGCAGAGGATTATACAATGATGTTGAAGCAAGCTACAAGAAGAGAAGGTGATAATTGAACAGTATGGATCAGGAGATATTTTGATGTTACTAATGAACACTGTAACAAAACCTTTGCCGATTTGTGCCGCTCTCAGTGTCAGAGACGGTGTAATGTTATTGATCCAGTACTATAAATGACACGGCAGAGAGGCGATGGAGAGGATTGATGAAGGGTTTAAAAGGCCATGTTTCATATTAAAGGTTCTTTAGACCAGGATTGGCGATATCACCGACACCACTTTGCTGAAAATAGAAGCCCTCACTGCATCAGACATAGACCTCAGGACTAATGTAGTGTACAAAGGTCAAAACGATGATACTCAGGAATGAGGAACAGTATTCTATGTAGAACATTCAGTTTCAAATAACATATTGAAGTGTTTTTAGTGGTCCTGTTATTATTAGGGGGTAGCATGTTATAGATTCAGGAGTAAACATTGCTTGAGATGATGGACGGAGGGATTAGCACTGAGCTCTGCACTTTTGCTCCCGTTTGTTAAAAGACCAGAGCACTCACTGTTTGGATATTTTTTAACCCCAAATGTAGCACTACAAAGATGCAAGGGAAAAGAGAAAGCAGTAGTCTAATGAGATGCTTTATTCCCGGGGAATCTTTAAAGTGTTGCTACATTAGAAAGGAAGAGATCTTTGCGTTTCTATCAAGCTGATTTTGTGTTAGACTTGGCAGTATAACAGAAAGTTTGGAAAGCTGTGGTCAGCTGAACGTTAGAAAACCCAACCTCCCCCTGAGGAGAGGGCGATTATAAAGCACTTATGAAAGACAAGTTGAGCCTGtgctcatgtctgtacagtttAACAGATGTGGGAGAGAAGGGGGTGTAGTTTTATATAGAGCAGTTTGCCTGGTAGTGAAACATACCGAAGGAAGAGACATGGTGGAAAAACATATGTAAAAACACTTCAATTCTGCTCTTACAACTGACAATGTATTTGTGGCTGTTGTGCCGTCACGTGAGGaaatttttcaaaaatatattgcATTATTCGAAGTGCAGGTCCCGACACTCTCACCTAATATTTCACCATCCATCATGATCTGATTACATTTCTCATCAGTGCTGCCAAAACGATGCTGCCAAATACAGTTAGGTTGGCTTGTTGTAAATGACATCATATTTGGCTCGGCGTAACGCTATTCTGTTATAGCCCTTCTTCTGTTCTCACGCACCTGCACTGCAACCGTAGTCTTGTAAGGTCTGGAATAATTACTTATCGTACAGTATGTTTAGGAGAGCCATAAAATGAGATGTGATGAAGCAGCACCGTGCTGATGGAAGGGTTATGCATTGCACTACAGAACTAGTAACTGTCGGACTAACTATGTGTGGATTTGTGTCTACGTCAAAATGATATAAGAAACTTCCCAAAAGTATGTTCATTACAATTTGTCACAATTGTGCGACATATTTTGGGTGGAATTCTGTTTAGTGGTATTTGTTACACCTCTGGCTATTGTATGCATTGTATATTTCTGACCTATTCATTTCTGTCATTTAGATATTTCAACCAAtgatttggcttatttgtagctatgTTAGTACAGACGTATGTGACTTTTCCGTTATGAACTGTGATTGGTGCACTGTGTTTAAATTAGTTCTGTTAAGTACTGATGCTTTTGTAgttgtgtgtatactgtatgttgacgGAGCCATTTGTTTGTAGTAAATTAAATTAGTCATATTTTAGTTGGACTGGTCAAAATCAATTGTTGCTGTATCTGCTGACATTTTGTATCTTTATCAACAATAGTTTTGAAGTATAGATGAAGTGCTTTTTGCAGTATGTAAAAGTCTTGcatgtgttcatgcatgtgtgcacagaCTGTACGTCTGCACTGCACATGCATGTACCGGGATCCttcgtgtgtgtgcacatgtggtGGGGGGGGTAGACGAGAATAGAAGTTTCAGAGAGACCCGAACAATAGCGTGTTTGAATAGAGAAGCCTATTCCCGTACATCGCTGCCCACTCGCTTCTACGCTGCTGAATGGGATGAAATGGCCCTTTGAGATAAGTAACACTGACCTCTACTTGTCACCCCAAAAAAGGTTAACAACTCTGGGACAGTGAGGTAGTGTTGCCAGGATGAGTCACTGTCACAAACACCAGTGACTCATCAGACAGGCGACAAGTTGAaacggaaagagagagaagagtcgTGACAGTGTCAAAGAGATTGTGACAGAGGGGATAAAGAGGGAGCACATGAAATGAGATAATGATGTAAGATAGAGCTGTGCAGTCAGATTTCTCTGAAGTTCtccatttcacattaaaaacagatatCAGAGCAAATACTGGTATTGCAAAAGTTAGTTAAGCATTTTAATTAGATCTACTGGGGAAAGGAAGGATGTCTTATTAAAGACGTGAGAGAGAGAACTTGGAATTGAGTGAGTCATGACTGGTTTCAGCATCGGCAGTCACAGAATATAAATCACCAGGACCCCTGACCACGTCCATACAAGGACACACTTTTAGTTGAATCGCAGCCTCTTTTACTCTCATTGAAAGAGAAACGCTTTGGTCTGATCACATCGGTCGTCACAGCTCATTTGATGAGCGCAAGCCATTGAAACCAGTCTGCATTTCTAAACATCCTATTAAACCACTGAGCAGGTCAAATGAAACCCCGGATAAGTTTAGAGCATTTAGTTACGTTcagggattattattattattattaatttattttatataacatagttttgcatcattattctcattttctttgAAAGACATATTAAAATGAGCATGATGTGATTTCTTTGCgaggatctgtaccaaacaaagGTTTTTACCCTGAATAAGAAAGATTCAAACACATGTTGGATGGCTGAGCTACACTTGGAACAAACATCTGACTTGATATGTAAAGAATAATGATGGTCAGGTTTTAAAGGACAGAAAGATGCACTAGTTTTCACTTTTAATCTTACACTACTGAATATCAGATGAGTGGTTAAAAATAAACCACATGACTTGTTGAGATGAGAtttctttcagtttcattttgatgtttttctagACTTTCTGTTTCTGATAGAGGACTTTCCCCTTGCATTCTAATCTCTACAGGTCATTTCCATGTTACTTGTGTGGCTTACTAAGAACAACTTTGTGATCGTAAACCTAAAGACTGCAGTATGTTTAGATAGGAATACAACATTCACATACTGCCATTCACTCATTTGACAGTAGTGCATTTTATAATTACAAAAAACTTACACCTAGAAAATTCTGCaatagtttaaataataaatactaaccTCCTTCATTGTTGTcgttcctctctctgcctgtctccccTCAGAGCGCTGTCTAGAAGACCACGAGCTGGTGGTTCAGGTCCAGGCCTCTATGAACAGCGACAGTAGATTTCTCTTCAGGAAGAACTATGCCAAATATGAATTCTTCAGAAATCCCCATGTAATTgctttttctttgacatttcttaACATGAGTGTCACTCCTGACGTTGTCTTGTTGAAATATGTTCCACATATGGCCTGTAAAAAATAAGTAATATAATTACACCTGTGGCAACAGCTCCTTGTGAATAGAGATGTTCAAGTGAAGAGTTCACTGGTGTAATTATTGTCTCGCTCGGTTTGTGTTCTTGTGAAATATTATGACAGCTGACCGACTAATGAGATTTGTGcaacatttttgtttctgtcaCAAATTCCTACCATATAATTATTGTCACAGTGGCTGatattctccatctgtctgcctctccgtctctctccttcttcttcttccaccagGCATTTTTCCCGGAGCACATGGTTGCATGGTGCCAGGAAACCAATCGTACGATTCCACCATCTCAGCTCCTCCAGGTACAtgcagcgcacacacacgcacacattctcttctcttcctgtcacGCGCAAAGCTTACTTTACCTCAGAGTCAGCACCcgctacatactgtacaatcaAGCTGACATACCTCACCTCTGACCCTTAGACAGTGTGTCTCGTCAGAGCCTGCAGTAATAACTACCGTTGATCCCCTGTTGACACACGACTGTCTCGGCACACGCACCGCAGGCCCCACATTTGCGATGAATGGAATTAGGCAGTCAGAAATAGAACGTACAGTTCCTCACGTACCTACCGTATGTTTGCACAGCACAAATTCACACACCTGTGTCTTAATGCTACTTATCACAGATCACTCACGGGCCATACACTGCTGTCacaaaagagatgaagaaaagaaaagttctgGGAAGAGACCAGACAAAACGATTCTTGGGATTTTGAAGAGCTTTGGTCTTAATGGACGGAGGGTTTACATGCAGTCTGGCTTTCCTGCATCAAGTAAGGGAGCTGTCAGAGACAGAACCACAAGTGGAATCCATCCCTTCATCCTTGCCACTCACAGAAAGCTTTTAACTCCCCTTCTGATCATATAGAGGTTATGCTCTACGTAGAGGAGTCAATAAATGAACGGGGAATGCGGTGAGCCTGAGTTGTGTCAGGAATCCCCAGTGCTTGACTTATTCTAAACACAAGATCTCTGCACTCAATTAGAGTGCTGTCCAAACCGAGAGGGTTTCTGACCCGAGCTCAACCAGGTGTTTGCAATTTTTGCCATTTATGCAAGAAGCATATGTCAACACAAAGCAGCAAGGTGTAGTGCCTCAAAAAGAAAGCGCTTTCAACCAATGTCGCGTGTGAACGTGCGCTTCGCAAACGTCGGAACTTGCTCATGCATGAGGCCCACTGTGGGGTGTTTCCAAAACTCTGAGAAACATGTGCTTTAAATATTGAAGAGTCCTCTGGAACAGTTTGCCTTCCAGCCGCAAGCCACAGATTCCAAATCAGCTCTAATAACTTAACCTGCCACTTCATAGTGTGATATTTTTGTGAAAAATGAAAACCGCAAACTCCAAATATTTCAGACACCCACAAGAGGGCTTAAGGGTTTCCAATAGGAATGCACTGTATGTTGAATCAATGTATGTGCTGTATCTGTCCTGGCAGCCACATTGCATAACacaacactttgttttgttttgctttcactatctaaaatttaaaataaaaatgtttcatgCTTAAAGCATATTTaatctatctatatactatatttgtgtttgatttTTTAGACAATAGCACAATGTCTGGCCTTATAGTGGTCGCTACCGCGGTGTGTAAGCATTCAAGCTGCCTCCCATCTCGACCATCAGCTGTCAGTCTTGCACGGATGCAGAAAGCCTAGATGACACTGTGTTCTTTGACAAAAAGCAATTGCCTCCCATCTGTGATGCCTCTACAGATGGTGTCTGCTACAGCTTTCAGCTTATCTGACTGTGTGACGGTGACAGAGCGCTTCTAGGCTTCAAATGTGATCCAATGTTGCCCTCCTGAGGCAAAGGGCCCTGGATGAAGTACATTATTGAGTGGATAAATCCAAACGTTTGTGTTCTGATGCCCTGTGTCATGTCCCCTCCCTCAGAACTTCCTAGCAACCAGTAGCTGTCCAGAGATCCAGGGGTATCTGTATGTGAAGGAGACGGGTAGGAAGTCGTGGAAGAAGGTTTACATGTTCCTGCGGCGCTCGGGACTCTACTGCTCTACAAAAGGAACCTCAAAGGTAACAGCAACTCGAACTTTCCATCTTCAAGGCAGGGAATATATTTccttgttatttttctttcctttgtaattactgtctttatttatatacaataatTGAAATGCAGATTACATTGAAATGTTATAGCAATAACAACGTAAATATTCCTGATTAAACGTAATTACCTTCAAATAATCCGCCTTTTATTGACGGTGGTATCTCTGCATATGTCTGCGTCTCCTCACTGTGTCTCCCTGTGATGTTCTTActtattaattatttctgtCTCCAGGAGCCCAGACATCTACAGTTTCTAGCAGACCTTGAAGACAGCAACATCTTCACTGTCATCACAGGCAAAAAGCAGCACGGTGCCCCCACAGACTACGGGTTCTGTATCAAGGTGAGTGAGATGATTTCTAATGAAATATTATGAGTGAGGAATGATTGACATCCTGTGCAGCTCCTCTTCTCATGAGAATGGTTTTGGGATCCACATGTATATGTGAGTGCTGATGTTCAGGTTTATTGCTGTATTtctcaatgttttctttatcttaagtgttttatattataaatgatgaGCAAGCAGATACAcatgttttttctcattttcttggGTGGTGCTGGTAGTAATGATTACGATTATCTTTGTTCTCATTCTCACAACTGTGAATTCGCAGCCTAATAAAAGTCGAGGGGAGTTGAAGGAGTTGAGGATGATGTGTGCGGAGGACGAACAGGGCAGGACGTGTTGGATGACAGCCTTCCGGCTCTTTAAGGTAACaccataataaaaacatatgcaaCATAATGTTTGATGATGTGTCAAACACTCATTAAGAATTTTGATAGTGTTGCTTTACCACCGTTGTCCTTTTTCTTTACAGTATGGGATTATGTTGTACCAGAATTACAAGATTCcccaacaaagaaaaacattactCTCACACTTCTCAGCACCTGTGGTAAgtgaactactttatatacatttcagTTAAAGCACCTTAGAACCTACACCACTGAATAACTCCCAGATCGCAGACCTAAGCAATACATTGATTGTGCAGGAACACCATTGAAATGCATAAACCAGGAAGTGCTTACTAACTAGTTTGACAAGTTTAGCAGAAGGTAGaccttcattaaaaatgtttatctgcGCCTCCTCTCTTTTTATTGCACTGCCTTTGTTTACAGCTGTACATGGCTGCACTTGTGTTGCTGCCTTTGTATCCACATTTTGACTGTCGtgtatctctgtctccctctagCGGAGTGTATCGGAGAACTCCCTTGTCGCGATGGATTTCTCAGGGAGGATAGGCAGGGTGATTGACAACCCCGTAGAAGCTCAGAGCGCTGCCATGGAGGAGGGACATGCATGGAGGGTGAGACACAGCCTCAGTTATCTCTGTCAATAATGCTTTGAGCGGACCTCAAAAGATCTCTACAGATGGCACTATTTATGTTTGCTCAAATATTCATACTCaccaaattgtttttttgttgtaagTGTTggtttattttagttattttgaGCTGACACAAGCTGTTTGTCTATTTATAAAGCTGATATGGCTGCAGGGCAGGTGGCAAAATACATGCGTCAGATTTAATCTACTTGATTTAGACTGTTTTAAACTAATCCACAATAATTAAATCAGTATAATCCAGTGTCCACTTTGCTCTTATTTAAGGTCATTTTACAATACAGTAATGCCTGTTTTCACATTTAATGGGATTTTTCTTCATTGTTAAAAAATGTGAAGCCCGTTGAGAAAAACGGTAAATACAGTAGAATAACCCACTATAATCTGATCATGAATTAATCcctgttgttttgtctgtatgTGGCATCTCTCTCAGAAGAGGAGTCAACGAATGAATGTATTAGGCTCTCACAGTCCACTACACCACTCCTCACTAAGCGCAGGTAAACGCAACTTCCTTTCACATTTCTTCTTTCAGTCTAAATATTATgaacaatttcaaaatgtatttttgtattatctGTGCAGTCATCCACATAGCTCAGTTGTGGTTCCACGGCAGGATAACCAGAGAAGAATCGCATCGCATTATCCACCAGCAGGGACAAGTCGATGGGTAAGTGAGCTGGAGCTAAAACGCAGTTTACACATGCACTTTTCAAATGAAAGagttgaattatttatttatgtttttccttACTGCATCCCTAAAATCATGTCAACTGAATATCTTTCTCACAGCGTTGTCCTTTCTCTTGTTGCACAGGTTGTTTCTGCTGAGAGTCAGTCAGAGTAACCCCAAGGCGTTTGTGCTCACATTGTGCCATCACcagaaaatcaaacatttccagATACTACCGGTAGGagtttaatttcctttttaacacttttaattaaatagTTGTCATGAAATATTGAAGGGAGTTGTTATTAAAGCTGTTTTTAGTTATCTATATGTCTCTTGTGACATTTAATTAAAGCAACCTTGACGGTTGTAATGATCAAAATGATTTATGTCATAAGGCTGCTGTACTCCCTTACAGATCATATTGTTGCATCTGTTAGCCCAATAACTTTACCTTATGGTGACAGAAAAGCATTGTTTTGGTAAGCCAAACCAATAATCATTAAAATGATCATGTGAATTTGGTCCTACTAGAATAAAAAAGCGTGCTCAAAATCAGCATGTACAATGTAGGAAGtcaatctaaaaatatataatatgatttgCAAAAAGGTGAGTAATAATAGTTTATATATGTGAGTTGTTGCTAACAATGTAAAACCATTATTATGGtcctttaaaaaacattattttctctttccatGTGGTGTGTTGCTGCCCTTTGACGCTGGCAGTGTGAAGAGGACGGCCAAGTCTTCTTCAGCCTTGATGACGGCGCCACCAAATTCACCGACCTGATTCAGCTGGTGGAGTTCTACCAGCTCAACAGAGGAGTGCTGCCTTGTAAACTCAGACACCCGTGCACCGCCGTGGCCTTATGACATCTTCGGATCATCTGAACCCATGACCCCCATCACTTGACCTGACTCTgcctaaaacaaagaaaacaacaagaatctttctgttggtttttgtttttatctttacaAGAAGCTGGTGAATTGACTGATGTTTcgttgtcattttatttttgtcttgagTCCGCCGGAGACTGCTGACTTGTTGGAATCTCTTTTGCATGAATGTCGGAGGAGTCGGATGCACAACTTGCTCACGAGGTTCCTCGGTCAAGAAGACAAAGGAAATGAACACTGCCGTTTGTGACAATGCTGTTGCAAAATCTTCCACAATCTTGCTACCCATAGTCATCAATAAGCTtgcacacacagtgactctCAAGGTTTTATCACACAGCTCAAGTGTAGACTGTGTTTCCCTTCAACTGGACAATCAGCAGGACAGTTCAAGCTTTAGTTTAGACCACTCTGCCCTCTGAGAACAAACTGTAGTCTCGTCCTCAAAAAATAAACCATAGAGTTGATTGTCTCTTAGTTTTGCACTCATCGAACTGGGAGTTGCCTTTGACGGTGCATGACTTCTCCGCTGTCTTAACTGTGAGATGGTGCCACCGCCCTCTAGTGTCATAGGCATGTGACGACATGTCAAAATTCAGCATGGACGAGATTTGGAGGCGCAAGAAAGAGTGTCTTTTGAGGTTTGGAAACATCAGAAGTTTGTCAAAGTCAAACTTCCCTGGAGCCTTGCTATGAGGAAAAAATATGGAACCATTgaaacaaagtattttttttaatagtggACAACACAAAATCTGCATTGTCCACCctcacagaaatgtgtttgatcATCTCTCACCacacatgttttcttttcttaatggTGGTCATTGCAGTTATGTATTGTTGTCAATAGTCTCTTTAAtagtatatttttttaaagcccaCCTTTTGCATTCTGGTTATTTGCAACTCTCCATTATTCATATATGCTACAATAAGGTCATTCTGTACTTGCTATTCTATTGCATGCTCCATTTCCCTAAAGTATGTCACATGTGACTTccacaaaaatgaaaaagcattTATCAAATCATGGTGTCAGTCAGGGTGAAACAACAAGTAATAAATCTACCGGAGGTTTGTCACCAGGTAGACCGTTTTGGTGCCTGTACAGTTAGAAAGTGAAACCAGCTATTGATTTGGAGGAAATTAGTAAGTGCACCCAGATGCAGTAGTTCACTGCAGGCAAAGGCATGATGAGACGATGACGGTGAATCCAAGGAAACTAAATATATGCAATATTTGTCAAACAAAATTAGATCAGCTCAGACATACAGTAGATCCTTTGGAAAACATTGTTTCTGGCTCTGGACCCTCTTTTCTCATATGTTTCACATATTGTCCCACAAATGTTCTGTTAGGACTCAGTGAGATGCTGTCAGATATAAATGTGGCTAGGAACATGGTTTAGTGTCGATTCTGTgctttatattacatataatgcGGCCTTTTTCTGCCTGGAAGTACCTGTAAACTAACTGTATCACATATACGCCTCCTGCCTACTGCATGCCACCTCTTAATGAATTCAGGCAGACCGTCTACGAAAAGTTAACTGTTGCTACTCTGTAGGGAAAATATATAATGAGAGAAGAGTATTCAAATGatctctatctcttcctcttctcagcCTGTCTCGCCCGGTCTCATTGCGCTTTCTTTAGCCTGCTGTGAAAATACACTGTCAGCGGTGTGGCAGCAACATAAAACTGGAAATTTTAGGACTCAGACTTCTGACTGCAAAAGTACTACAGGGGCCACTTTGATGATTTTAGCCCATGTcccttcattttaatttatggACTTGCCTCTGGTCCATGATGTGCTTTTGATTGACGATAATGAGATCATCAGAGCATCAAACCGAAAACATGGGACGtaaaacactttcttttttaatacttttttaacAGCTATTGATCATGTCTGGCAGAATGGAACTTAATGGCTAACACATTAAGAGCAAAACCATCTGATATTCATATGTGTGTCACAATTGG contains:
- the grb10b gene encoding growth factor receptor-bound protein 10 isoform X2 — translated: MAVAGCPDYFLHHPNYQQDNIDRSSNHRQDDLIGPSFQQSANRSSPNHQEDDVDLEALVNDMNSSLESLYSTCSGQQTESTPLLHNGQTSSSQQHPHHHHMQHNQPRQGQHSHALSHISPEPSSSSSSVDSPQSSLRRSQPMHILAVRRLQEEEQQLRTSSLPAIPNPFPELCSPASSPVLSPGSLPPGEPSTGTYIVKIFSEDGMGKVVEIPADMTARDLCQLLVYKSHCVDDNSWALVEHHPLLGLERCLEDHELVVQVQASMNSDSRFLFRKNYAKYEFFRNPHAFFPEHMVAWCQETNRTIPPSQLLQNFLATSSCPEIQGYLYVKETGRKSWKKVYMFLRRSGLYCSTKGTSKEPRHLQFLADLEDSNIFTVITGKKQHGAPTDYGFCIKPNKSRGELKELRMMCAEDEQGRTCWMTAFRLFKYGIMLYQNYKIPQQRKTLLSHFSAPVRSVSENSLVAMDFSGRIGRVIDNPVEAQSAAMEEGHAWRRSQRMNVLGSHSPLHHSSLSAVIHIAQLWFHGRITREESHRIIHQQGQVDGLFLLRVSQSNPKAFVLTLCHHQKIKHFQILPCEEDGQVFFSLDDGATKFTDLIQLVEFYQLNRGVLPCKLRHPCTAVAL
- the grb10b gene encoding growth factor receptor-bound protein 10 isoform X1, with product MAVAGCPDYFLHHPNYQQDNIDRSSNHRQDDLIGPSFQQSANRSSPNHQEDDVDLEALVNDMNSSLESLYSTCSGQQTESTPLLHNGQTSSSQQHPHHHHMQHNQPRQGQHSHALSHISPEPSSSSSSVDSPQSSLRRSQPMHILAVRRLQEEEQQLRTSSLPAIPNPFPELCSPASSPVLSPGSLPPGEPSTGTYIVKIFSEDGMGKVVEIPADMTARDLCQLLVYKSHCVDDNSWALVEHHPLLGLERCLEDHELVVQVQASMNSDSRFLFRKNYAKYEFFRNPHAFFPEHMVAWCQETNRTIPPSQLLQNFLATSSCPEIQGYLYVKETGRKSWKKVYMFLRRSGLYCSTKGTSKEPRHLQFLADLEDSNIFTVITGKKQHGAPTDYGFCIKPNKSRGELKELRMMCAEDEQGRTCWMTAFRLFKYGIMLYQNYKIPQQRKTLLSHFSAPVRSVSENSLVAMDFSGRIGRVIDNPVEAQSAAMEEGHAWRKRSQRMNVLGSHSPLHHSSLSAVIHIAQLWFHGRITREESHRIIHQQGQVDGLFLLRVSQSNPKAFVLTLCHHQKIKHFQILPCEEDGQVFFSLDDGATKFTDLIQLVEFYQLNRGVLPCKLRHPCTAVAL
- the grb10b gene encoding growth factor receptor-bound protein 10 isoform X3: MSGLFPASSKLSEDDVDLEALVNDMNSSLESLYSTCSGQQTESTPLLHNGQTSSSQQHPHHHHMQHNQPRQGQHSHALSHISPEPSSSSSSVDSPQSSLRRSQPMHILAVRRLQEEEQQLRTSSLPAIPNPFPELCSPASSPVLSPGSLPPGEPSTGTYIVKIFSEDGMGKVVEIPADMTARDLCQLLVYKSHCVDDNSWALVEHHPLLGLERCLEDHELVVQVQASMNSDSRFLFRKNYAKYEFFRNPHAFFPEHMVAWCQETNRTIPPSQLLQNFLATSSCPEIQGYLYVKETGRKSWKKVYMFLRRSGLYCSTKGTSKEPRHLQFLADLEDSNIFTVITGKKQHGAPTDYGFCIKPNKSRGELKELRMMCAEDEQGRTCWMTAFRLFKYGIMLYQNYKIPQQRKTLLSHFSAPVRSVSENSLVAMDFSGRIGRVIDNPVEAQSAAMEEGHAWRKRSQRMNVLGSHSPLHHSSLSAVIHIAQLWFHGRITREESHRIIHQQGQVDGLFLLRVSQSNPKAFVLTLCHHQKIKHFQILPCEEDGQVFFSLDDGATKFTDLIQLVEFYQLNRGVLPCKLRHPCTAVAL
- the grb10b gene encoding growth factor receptor-bound protein 10 isoform X4, which encodes MGEDDVDLEALVNDMNSSLESLYSTCSGQQTESTPLLHNGQTSSSQQHPHHHHMQHNQPRQGQHSHALSHISPEPSSSSSSVDSPQSSLRRSQPMHILAVRRLQEEEQQLRTSSLPAIPNPFPELCSPASSPVLSPGSLPPGEPSTGTYIVKIFSEDGMGKVVEIPADMTARDLCQLLVYKSHCVDDNSWALVEHHPLLGLERCLEDHELVVQVQASMNSDSRFLFRKNYAKYEFFRNPHAFFPEHMVAWCQETNRTIPPSQLLQNFLATSSCPEIQGYLYVKETGRKSWKKVYMFLRRSGLYCSTKGTSKEPRHLQFLADLEDSNIFTVITGKKQHGAPTDYGFCIKPNKSRGELKELRMMCAEDEQGRTCWMTAFRLFKYGIMLYQNYKIPQQRKTLLSHFSAPVRSVSENSLVAMDFSGRIGRVIDNPVEAQSAAMEEGHAWRKRSQRMNVLGSHSPLHHSSLSAVIHIAQLWFHGRITREESHRIIHQQGQVDGLFLLRVSQSNPKAFVLTLCHHQKIKHFQILPCEEDGQVFFSLDDGATKFTDLIQLVEFYQLNRGVLPCKLRHPCTAVAL